In Nakamurella antarctica, the following are encoded in one genomic region:
- a CDS encoding GntR family transcriptional regulator, with protein MARDSARRTGASPKRLVLADETYDAIKAMILDHEISPGEHVGIDELSRDLSVSQTPIREALARLEADGLVTKIPLRGYRATDLLSVQQFDELFQFRGLIEPWAAAEAARHRTRRDIAALEAELDRADHIPQSAATTFFAESVEHDTRLHTLVAQASGNAFVEGAFIRTRCHLHLFRVYKASIGREGDDGPGSGFVSDMFAQYYQSGQRPLAFAEHEAIVQAISASDSSAASALMLAHIESSRQRFTAAVEALNADD; from the coding sequence ATGGCACGAGACTCGGCTCGTCGCACCGGCGCGAGCCCGAAACGGCTCGTGCTGGCGGACGAAACCTACGACGCGATTAAAGCCATGATCCTTGACCACGAGATCTCGCCAGGCGAGCACGTGGGCATCGACGAGTTGTCCCGAGATCTATCCGTGTCCCAAACCCCGATTCGCGAGGCGCTGGCACGACTGGAGGCCGACGGCCTTGTGACGAAAATTCCGCTCCGCGGATACCGCGCGACGGATCTACTGTCCGTGCAGCAGTTTGACGAGCTCTTCCAGTTCCGCGGGCTGATTGAACCGTGGGCGGCAGCGGAAGCGGCTCGGCACCGCACGCGCCGCGACATTGCGGCCCTCGAGGCGGAACTTGATCGGGCCGATCACATCCCGCAATCCGCCGCCACGACCTTCTTCGCTGAATCTGTCGAGCACGACACGCGTCTTCACACGCTGGTGGCGCAGGCTTCGGGTAATGCATTCGTGGAGGGTGCGTTTATTCGCACTCGCTGCCATCTGCACCTATTCCGGGTCTACAAGGCCTCCATCGGTCGCGAAGGTGACGACGGCCCTGGTTCCGGGTTCGTCAGCGATATGTTCGCCCAGTACTACCAGTCCGGCCAGCGGCCTCTTGCTTTCGCCGAACACGAAGCGATCGTGCAGGCCATTTCAGCGAGCGACAGCTCAGCAGCGAGCGCGCTGATGCTGGCGCATATAGAGTCCTCGCGGCAACGATTCACCGCTGCGGTCGAGGCCCTCAACGCCGACGACTGA
- a CDS encoding helix-turn-helix domain-containing protein → MDFSPQNWAHFTTPLEGLATHSIACVGAGEQRGSWRGFRGRRLASSALVVISSGSGWYVDSSSPAEISIDGPTAMWLAPGVKHGYGPSEAGWVEHWIVFTGNAVAAYAELGVRPATSAVMPLVHGGGGISTAADGGGTGSGNVETVVSHFGPLRQWIQDASILGQMEASLLVQRILVDVIRCRAEQDELGASGNLLQRFVSHAFESISMAERARRLGLSVDRLRDGVAQLTGSTPLEYLLDHRVARACELLTSTEESISRVARQVGYADPAYFSRLFTLRVGVSPRSFRDQQSRNPLS, encoded by the coding sequence ATGGACTTTTCGCCGCAGAATTGGGCGCATTTCACGACGCCGCTGGAAGGTCTGGCGACACACTCAATTGCCTGTGTCGGCGCCGGCGAGCAACGGGGGTCGTGGCGCGGCTTCCGTGGTCGCCGGTTGGCGAGCTCCGCGCTCGTCGTCATCTCGAGTGGGTCGGGCTGGTACGTCGACTCGTCGTCGCCAGCGGAAATATCTATAGATGGTCCCACCGCGATGTGGCTGGCCCCGGGCGTCAAGCACGGGTATGGGCCGAGCGAGGCCGGCTGGGTGGAACACTGGATCGTATTCACGGGTAACGCTGTTGCCGCTTACGCCGAACTTGGCGTCAGGCCCGCTACCTCCGCCGTAATGCCGCTGGTACACGGGGGTGGCGGAATCAGCACGGCGGCCGACGGCGGTGGAACCGGTTCTGGCAACGTCGAAACCGTCGTATCGCACTTCGGGCCGCTCCGACAGTGGATTCAAGACGCCAGCATCTTGGGCCAGATGGAGGCCTCTCTTCTCGTCCAGCGCATTCTCGTGGACGTGATTCGTTGCCGGGCGGAGCAGGATGAATTAGGGGCGTCGGGAAATCTGTTGCAGCGCTTCGTCAGCCACGCTTTTGAGTCAATTTCGATGGCCGAACGCGCCCGACGCTTGGGTCTGAGTGTGGATCGCCTCCGAGACGGCGTCGCGCAGTTAACCGGGTCTACCCCGCTGGAATACCTTCTCGATCACCGGGTGGCCCGAGCGTGCGAGCTTTTGACGTCAACGGAAGAGTCCATTTCGCGGGTGGCGCGACAGGTAGGATACGCCGATCCCGCCTACTTCTCGCGTCTATTCACACTGCGCGTGGGGGTCTCGCCGCGCAGTTTTCGAGACCAGCAGTCGCGGAACCCGCTGTCCTGA
- a CDS encoding nitrilase-related carbon-nitrogen hydrolase, which translates to MTVVRSAITQATWTGDKESMIAKHEQFVRDAAAQNVQIICFQELFYGPYFGITQDAKYYDYAESVPGPTVERFQALAKEFHMVIVLPVYEEEQPGVLYNTAAVIDADGTYLGKYRKHHIPNVDRFWEKFYFRPGNAGYPVFQTAVGKVGVYICYDRHFPEGWREFGLAGAEIVFNPSATKPGLSNRLWELEQPAAAAANQYFVAANNRIGTETEEFGDDAVTFYGRSYFVDPRGNYVGDVASTDTEEIVIRDLDLGLIREVRNSWQFYRDRRPDSYTAITAP; encoded by the coding sequence ATGACCGTAGTGCGCTCGGCCATTACCCAGGCAACATGGACCGGCGACAAGGAGTCGATGATCGCCAAACATGAACAGTTTGTGCGCGACGCCGCCGCCCAGAACGTGCAGATCATCTGCTTCCAGGAATTGTTCTACGGACCCTATTTCGGCATCACCCAGGACGCGAAATACTACGACTACGCCGAAAGTGTTCCCGGCCCCACGGTGGAGCGATTCCAGGCCCTGGCCAAGGAGTTCCACATGGTCATCGTCCTCCCGGTCTATGAAGAAGAGCAGCCGGGAGTTCTCTACAACACGGCCGCCGTCATCGACGCCGACGGCACCTACCTCGGCAAGTACCGCAAGCACCACATCCCGAACGTCGACCGGTTCTGGGAGAAGTTCTATTTCCGTCCGGGCAACGCGGGCTACCCCGTTTTCCAGACCGCGGTCGGCAAGGTGGGCGTGTACATCTGTTACGACCGGCACTTCCCGGAGGGATGGCGCGAATTCGGGCTGGCCGGCGCGGAGATCGTGTTCAACCCGTCAGCGACCAAGCCAGGTTTGTCGAACCGACTCTGGGAACTGGAGCAGCCCGCCGCGGCCGCCGCCAACCAGTATTTCGTGGCTGCGAATAACCGGATCGGGACAGAAACAGAAGAGTTCGGCGACGACGCTGTGACGTTCTACGGCCGGTCCTACTTCGTCGATCCGCGTGGCAACTACGTCGGAGACGTCGCCTCGACCGACACCGAGGAGATCGTCATTCGCGACTTGGACTTGGGCCTTATCCGCGAAGTTCGCAACTCTTGGCAGTTCTACCGTGACCGCCGCCCGGATTCCTACACCGCCATCACTGCGCCGTAA
- a CDS encoding aminotransferase class I/II-fold pyridoxal phosphate-dependent enzyme gives MLNQITTAIEARTPEGIAATVSRLIRGGDVAPGDRLPTVRELATELGVSPATVSNAFKALSGVGLIRSRGRAGSFVLDPVPQWMPSHFGKLAGSALPARLDLSTGTPDPLLLPELGPALSKVPARAQTDSYLDARVLPELELCLRATWPFEPGTLTITDGALDAISRCLEAVARFGDRIVVEEPTFPPFLDMLEQLGLHGIGVRMDAEGMVPAELSAALDLHPSAILLQPRAQNPTGCGLTQSRAQELARIIKSKTCDPVIIEDDHSGEITTSGTISLGKWLPHRTLHVRSYAKSHGPDLRVGALAGPTEMLDRIVARRMLGPGWTSRMMQTVLYELLTAADSVTQISEARMVYHARQRALAEAIVTHGVSHTPSDGINTWLRVRSERAAMLHLAASGVKVAAGRPFYAKPVETEQFVRISLSRLSQDFDQIGALLAAASRAE, from the coding sequence ATGCTCAACCAGATCACGACAGCGATCGAGGCGCGGACGCCCGAGGGTATCGCCGCGACTGTGTCGCGTCTGATCCGCGGCGGTGATGTGGCTCCGGGCGATAGATTGCCGACGGTCCGAGAGTTGGCAACCGAGCTGGGGGTAAGCCCGGCGACGGTGAGCAACGCCTTCAAAGCCTTGTCCGGGGTGGGGCTCATTCGCTCCCGTGGGCGGGCGGGCAGCTTCGTGCTCGACCCGGTGCCCCAGTGGATGCCCTCACACTTCGGCAAGCTCGCCGGTAGCGCCCTGCCAGCCCGGCTCGACCTCTCCACGGGCACCCCGGATCCGCTGTTACTCCCGGAACTTGGTCCCGCCCTGAGCAAGGTGCCCGCCCGCGCCCAAACCGATAGCTACCTCGATGCCCGGGTGCTCCCCGAACTTGAACTCTGCCTGCGGGCCACCTGGCCATTTGAGCCCGGCACCCTCACCATCACCGACGGCGCGTTGGACGCGATTAGCCGGTGCCTGGAAGCAGTGGCCCGATTCGGCGACCGCATTGTGGTGGAGGAGCCGACTTTTCCGCCGTTCCTGGACATGCTCGAACAGCTGGGTCTGCACGGTATCGGCGTGCGGATGGACGCGGAGGGCATGGTGCCAGCAGAGCTGTCGGCGGCGCTGGACTTGCACCCGAGCGCCATCTTGCTGCAGCCGCGCGCCCAAAACCCGACGGGTTGTGGATTAACCCAGTCGCGCGCCCAAGAACTTGCCCGCATCATCAAATCGAAAACTTGCGACCCCGTCATCATCGAGGACGACCATTCCGGCGAAATCACCACGAGCGGCACTATCAGCCTGGGTAAATGGTTGCCGCACAGAACATTGCACGTGCGTAGCTACGCGAAATCACACGGCCCCGACCTACGAGTGGGGGCGCTCGCAGGTCCGACCGAGATGCTGGACCGCATCGTTGCCCGCCGCATGCTGGGCCCCGGTTGGACATCGCGAATGATGCAGACCGTTCTCTACGAGCTGCTGACGGCCGCGGACTCGGTCACGCAGATTTCCGAAGCACGCATGGTGTACCACGCGCGGCAGCGAGCCTTGGCAGAAGCTATTGTGACGCACGGTGTTTCGCACACACCATCGGACGGGATCAACACCTGGCTACGGGTGCGGAGTGAACGGGCGGCGATGCTGCACCTCGCCGCGAGCGGCGTGAAGGTGGCGGCCGGCCGGCCCTTCTACGCGAAACCTGTTGAAACGGAACAGTTCGTGCGCATTAGCCTGTCGCGGCTCTCGCAAGATTTCGACCAGATCGGCGCCCTGCTGGCCGCAGCATCCCGCGCGGAGTAG
- a CDS encoding phytanoyl-CoA dioxygenase family protein, which yields MITSNGYTLDEAPARLGALQPVPDSERGDKDALWSRMRRDGYLYLKNQIDPELVRAFREYYFTKMAETGLVERGSDMREAVGTQVAIDRALLRSILFGDIVPGSEYESLTSHPSIKGWFEWFLGDDVHLHKRKIIRHTRPGEAGIGTATQAHYDLVYLRGGTDKVLAMWIPLGDCPVDMGGLTYLEGSHHPVMADERNGVLRAAEWITADLPKLAEKYDSRWLVADYEAGDVVVHSSHIIHAGTDNVDSQDRLRLSTDIRYQRASEPIDWRWQEHWHDQDGL from the coding sequence ATGATCACCTCCAACGGCTACACGCTGGACGAAGCCCCGGCGCGTTTGGGTGCCCTGCAGCCGGTCCCCGACTCCGAGCGCGGAGACAAAGACGCACTGTGGTCGCGAATGCGACGCGACGGCTACCTGTATTTGAAGAACCAGATCGACCCCGAGCTGGTGCGTGCCTTTCGCGAGTACTACTTCACGAAGATGGCCGAGACCGGCCTCGTGGAGCGCGGTTCCGACATGCGCGAGGCGGTCGGAACGCAGGTTGCCATCGATCGAGCGTTGCTGCGCAGCATCTTGTTTGGGGATATCGTCCCCGGCTCGGAATACGAGTCGTTGACATCCCACCCGTCCATCAAGGGCTGGTTCGAGTGGTTTCTCGGCGACGACGTGCATTTGCACAAGCGCAAGATCATCCGGCACACCCGCCCCGGTGAGGCCGGGATCGGCACCGCCACCCAGGCCCACTACGACTTGGTGTACCTGCGCGGCGGGACCGACAAGGTGCTCGCCATGTGGATTCCGTTGGGCGATTGCCCTGTGGACATGGGCGGCCTGACCTACCTCGAGGGCAGCCACCACCCCGTCATGGCCGACGAACGCAACGGCGTCCTGCGCGCCGCCGAATGGATCACCGCCGACCTACCCAAGCTGGCGGAAAAGTACGACTCGCGGTGGCTTGTCGCCGATTACGAAGCGGGCGACGTCGTGGTTCACTCCTCGCACATCATCCACGCGGGCACGGACAACGTTGATAGCCAGGATCGGTTGCGGCTCTCGACCGACATCCGCTATCAGCGTGCCTCGGAACCGATCGACTGGCGCTGGCAGGAGCATTGGCATGACCAAGATGGACTCTGA
- a CDS encoding Gfo/Idh/MocA family protein has translation MSSSPVRWAVLGSANIAAKVFLPAMRAAGGRAVVVGSRRPEQAREWAAQNHVESTADYAAAIAHPDVDAIYIALPNDQHIQWAKAASAAGKPVICEKPLGLDAAQVADLLSTVSVDAPLWEAFAFPFHPQTGLLRQLIDDGELGELREIISEFHFNLATTENIRLVPQLGGGALYDVGCYPIRLARMLFGSEVETAVASSAAAGSGVDIETAAIANFASGQRLILSAGMRRPVSTFTRIMGSSAELSVSNPFHPKPVDTVELWRDGSLKNTWTADPKSAFQHMIEHVQQVSRGHDAQWLASQTALGNAQALDLIRAAARA, from the coding sequence ATGTCTTCATCACCTGTCCGATGGGCCGTTCTCGGCTCGGCCAACATTGCTGCCAAGGTTTTTCTTCCAGCTATGCGCGCAGCGGGCGGGAGGGCGGTCGTGGTGGGGAGCCGTCGACCCGAGCAGGCCCGGGAATGGGCTGCGCAGAATCACGTCGAGTCCACTGCGGATTACGCCGCCGCAATCGCCCATCCGGACGTCGATGCGATCTACATCGCCCTCCCTAATGATCAGCACATTCAGTGGGCGAAAGCGGCGAGTGCTGCTGGTAAGCCGGTGATCTGCGAGAAGCCCTTGGGGCTGGACGCTGCTCAGGTCGCTGATTTGCTGTCGACAGTTTCTGTCGATGCACCGCTTTGGGAGGCTTTCGCGTTTCCGTTCCACCCGCAGACCGGGCTGCTGCGTCAGCTCATCGACGATGGCGAGCTGGGAGAACTGCGAGAGATAATTTCCGAATTCCACTTCAATTTAGCAACGACGGAGAACATCCGGCTCGTTCCGCAACTCGGCGGTGGCGCCCTCTACGACGTGGGCTGCTACCCCATTCGACTCGCTCGCATGCTCTTCGGTTCGGAAGTGGAGACCGCCGTGGCCAGTAGTGCTGCTGCGGGCTCCGGGGTGGACATTGAAACAGCTGCAATCGCCAACTTTGCTTCCGGTCAGCGGTTGATTTTATCTGCCGGCATGCGTCGCCCCGTCTCGACTTTCACTCGCATTATGGGATCATCGGCCGAACTCAGCGTTAGCAACCCGTTTCACCCGAAACCTGTTGATACAGTGGAGCTCTGGCGTGATGGTTCACTGAAAAATACGTGGACTGCCGATCCGAAATCAGCCTTCCAACACATGATCGAGCACGTGCAGCAGGTCAGCCGCGGTCATGACGCGCAGTGGCTGGCGTCGCAGACTGCACTTGGCAATGCGCAGGCCCTGGATCTGATCCGAGCAGCCGCACGCGCCTGA
- a CDS encoding SDR family NAD(P)-dependent oxidoreductase, with amino-acid sequence MSDLTGLTAVVTGAGSGIGLSTAQNFAAAGARVFGLDLSVGALDGVAEWIHCDIGSSDSVAEAFATISAAVSVLDILVNNAGIGAVGSVEDATDDEWAKVLNVNVVGIARVTRAALPLLRASNAASIVNTCSVAATVGLPQRAIYSASKGAVQALTLAMAADLVHEKIRVNCVNPGTADTPWVARLLDLAADPAAERSALEQRQPSGRLVAAAEVASAISFLAHPQQRSITGTILGVDGGMNGLRVPSL; translated from the coding sequence ATGTCCGATCTGACTGGCCTCACAGCCGTAGTCACCGGTGCCGGGTCCGGCATCGGTTTATCCACCGCCCAGAACTTCGCGGCGGCGGGGGCGCGAGTTTTTGGACTTGACCTTTCAGTCGGCGCCTTGGACGGCGTCGCCGAGTGGATCCACTGCGATATCGGATCCTCGGATTCCGTTGCCGAAGCCTTCGCCACTATCTCTGCCGCAGTGTCGGTCTTGGACATCTTGGTCAACAACGCCGGTATCGGCGCAGTAGGCAGCGTCGAAGATGCCACCGATGACGAATGGGCCAAGGTGCTCAACGTCAACGTGGTCGGCATCGCCCGGGTCACCCGCGCGGCGCTCCCCTTGCTGCGAGCCAGCAATGCCGCTTCGATTGTCAATACGTGTTCCGTGGCAGCGACAGTCGGTTTGCCCCAGCGCGCTATCTACTCCGCGAGCAAAGGGGCAGTGCAGGCGTTGACCTTGGCGATGGCGGCCGACCTCGTGCACGAAAAAATCAGAGTCAATTGCGTCAACCCGGGTACGGCGGACACCCCCTGGGTAGCCCGACTGCTCGACCTGGCAGCGGACCCCGCGGCGGAGCGAAGTGCGTTGGAGCAGCGCCAGCCGAGCGGGCGCCTTGTCGCAGCCGCCGAGGTGGCCAGCGCGATCAGCTTCCTGGCACACCCACAGCAGCGATCCATTACCGGGACCATCCTTGGCGTCGACGGCGGAATGAACGGTTTGCGGGTTCCGTCGCTGTAG
- a CDS encoding carbohydrate ABC transporter permease codes for MARSHTKLNSLFVGSIMFAPYFALLIAFGIVPIVVAARTSLEASVLNPDGGPLNYLQVLQDFRFLPALLNVGIFLILYVPAMLIVVAGMSLLLDTVQGKWNISLRLAYLVPASLTGATSVLVWYFLLEPTLSPYQDILKALGLTQGGDIWRAPNLAYIFVVMAFFTGAGNWIVVQYGSLQSIPDDILEAARIDGASGPQIALKIKLPLIKKYLVYMGILVFAAGLQVFVEPQLISASVYPGLASNWSLNQLSYSFAFQGNNLGAAAALSLMLLLVCIVSAVVLIFRTDFFEGSGVKRK; via the coding sequence GTGGCGCGGTCACACACCAAGTTGAACAGCCTGTTCGTGGGCTCAATAATGTTTGCGCCGTACTTTGCGCTGCTCATCGCCTTCGGCATCGTGCCGATCGTCGTGGCCGCCCGGACCTCTTTAGAGGCATCGGTTCTCAACCCGGACGGCGGACCTCTGAACTATCTGCAAGTGCTCCAAGACTTTCGGTTTCTGCCGGCACTGCTAAATGTCGGGATCTTCCTGATCCTGTATGTGCCCGCCATGCTGATCGTGGTTGCCGGGATGTCCCTGCTGCTCGACACCGTGCAGGGCAAATGGAACATCTCGCTGCGCCTGGCCTACCTCGTGCCCGCTTCCCTGACCGGGGCTACGTCGGTGCTCGTCTGGTACTTCCTTCTCGAACCCACACTCAGCCCGTATCAAGACATCCTCAAGGCCTTGGGGCTTACCCAGGGCGGCGACATCTGGCGGGCGCCAAACCTGGCGTACATCTTTGTCGTCATGGCATTCTTCACGGGAGCCGGCAACTGGATCGTCGTGCAATACGGCTCGTTGCAGTCGATCCCCGACGACATTCTGGAAGCCGCCCGCATCGACGGGGCCTCAGGCCCCCAGATCGCGCTGAAGATTAAGCTCCCGCTGATCAAGAAGTACCTGGTGTACATGGGAATTCTCGTTTTCGCCGCCGGGCTCCAAGTATTTGTCGAGCCCCAGCTGATCTCGGCATCCGTGTACCCGGGATTGGCCTCCAACTGGTCGCTGAATCAACTCAGCTACAGCTTCGCCTTCCAAGGAAACAATCTCGGGGCTGCAGCGGCGCTGTCCCTCATGCTGCTCCTCGTATGCATTGTTTCCGCGGTCGTTTTGATCTTCCGGACGGACTTCTTTGAAGGCTCAGGAGTAAAGCGCAAATGA
- a CDS encoding carbohydrate ABC transporter permease: MTFIDVDEAPTDTPHSGRHTKKAHREKVTFGRITLWILLIVFALVSVIPMIWLLIAPSKTSAQLNDDAPFSFGKFSNYKLAWENLQTFQDGVIVEWVVNSLVYTLVIVAVSCVTAILAGYALAVTALPFKRTLLITTLVATIIPPVALVIPLFVEISDLGLYDTPASVILTSSFYPFGVFLAYIYFSTSIPPELFEAARVDGAGEFKTFFLIVLPLSKGLFGMLAFFSFSAAWVNYFLPYVMLGSAENYTLPVGLGILFSSTPALNPSNGAQQSVIGRPEIALAGLIVAVPILIVFLISSRLLVRGVLAGAVKS, from the coding sequence ATGACATTCATCGACGTAGACGAAGCACCCACCGACACGCCCCATTCCGGTCGGCACACCAAGAAAGCGCACCGCGAAAAGGTCACGTTTGGCCGCATCACGCTCTGGATTTTGCTCATTGTCTTCGCGCTGGTGAGCGTCATTCCGATGATTTGGCTCCTCATTGCGCCATCCAAGACTTCAGCGCAACTCAACGACGACGCGCCGTTCTCCTTTGGCAAGTTCTCCAATTACAAACTTGCCTGGGAGAATTTGCAGACTTTCCAAGACGGCGTCATTGTTGAGTGGGTAGTCAACTCGTTGGTGTACACCCTCGTCATCGTTGCCGTCTCGTGTGTGACAGCTATTCTTGCTGGCTATGCACTTGCGGTCACGGCGCTTCCGTTCAAGCGCACACTGCTCATCACCACTTTGGTTGCGACGATCATCCCGCCGGTCGCCCTCGTGATCCCGCTGTTTGTCGAAATCTCCGACCTGGGGCTCTACGACACGCCAGCGTCCGTCATTTTGACCAGCTCGTTCTATCCGTTCGGCGTCTTCCTTGCCTACATTTATTTCTCGACGTCGATCCCACCGGAACTTTTTGAAGCCGCCCGCGTCGACGGCGCCGGCGAGTTCAAGACGTTCTTCCTGATCGTTTTGCCGTTGTCCAAGGGTCTCTTCGGGATGCTTGCCTTTTTCAGCTTCAGCGCTGCGTGGGTGAACTACTTCCTGCCGTACGTGATGCTTGGGTCGGCCGAGAACTACACGCTGCCAGTCGGTCTCGGTATCTTATTCAGCTCCACCCCGGCGCTGAATCCGTCCAACGGGGCCCAACAGAGCGTGATTGGCCGACCGGAGATCGCCCTCGCGGGCCTGATCGTCGCCGTCCCCATCCTCATCGTCTTTCTGATTTCCTCGCGGTTGCTCGTCCGCGGTGTGCTTGCCGGCGCGGTAAAGAGTTGA
- a CDS encoding ABC transporter substrate-binding protein, with translation MLVLKVGFGEWLERSRSRRNPVTPVLGGHPRVPQAEAYQKLMAGKVDIKIEVIAQADAQTKITLVNRAKKGWPDIIFGTAADTAQFLDPSNGFAADLTTTVSKDIFTGFGEGNSDCLFDGKYYCLKNDLANTVLWYNTKIFKELKLTVPTTMEEFAATAMKLKGTGYSAGAIGDQNYYASFLQSSECPLAQITAPNTVRIAPEDPKCTRVSKLVQPLLDAGVVDKRSSFDAGFIADVAKKNKVAMTLGPSWFGDFVIKPADSWGVPAGEIAAANMPAWGPAPDDRSGAYGGGVFTVSSHSAFPQAAADAAVWMTTSDVMAKLETTPTFPAYGPANKLWEARISVDPYYASNPYPAMAAGANKISQVDRPVRFPFVAQIGTVLQAGINGGGTLEAAQTDFAKSLQNLAPSSGYTVETK, from the coding sequence GTGCTCGTCCTCAAAGTCGGATTCGGCGAGTGGCTCGAACGCTCCCGCAGCCGGCGGAACCCCGTCACTCCTGTTCTGGGTGGACACCCCCGCGTGCCGCAAGCAGAGGCCTACCAGAAGCTCATGGCAGGCAAGGTCGACATCAAGATCGAGGTCATCGCTCAGGCGGATGCCCAGACCAAGATCACCCTGGTCAACCGGGCCAAGAAAGGCTGGCCGGACATCATCTTCGGCACCGCCGCCGACACCGCGCAGTTCCTGGATCCGAGCAATGGCTTCGCCGCCGACCTCACCACCACCGTGTCGAAGGACATCTTCACCGGTTTTGGTGAAGGCAACAGCGACTGCCTGTTCGACGGCAAGTACTACTGCCTGAAGAACGATCTGGCCAACACCGTGCTCTGGTACAACACCAAGATCTTCAAGGAGTTGAAGCTGACGGTTCCGACCACCATGGAGGAGTTCGCGGCTACCGCCATGAAGCTCAAGGGGACCGGCTATTCCGCTGGCGCCATTGGTGATCAGAACTATTACGCCTCCTTCCTCCAGTCGAGCGAATGCCCACTAGCGCAGATCACGGCTCCCAATACGGTCCGGATCGCACCGGAGGACCCGAAGTGCACGCGCGTTTCCAAGCTTGTCCAACCGCTTCTTGATGCTGGTGTAGTCGACAAGCGCTCGAGCTTCGACGCCGGTTTCATCGCCGATGTGGCGAAGAAGAACAAGGTCGCCATGACCCTCGGGCCCTCATGGTTCGGTGACTTTGTCATCAAGCCAGCCGACTCCTGGGGTGTCCCCGCGGGCGAAATTGCTGCGGCAAACATGCCCGCATGGGGCCCGGCACCCGATGATCGCTCGGGCGCATACGGCGGCGGCGTGTTCACCGTCTCCTCCCACTCGGCCTTCCCGCAAGCAGCAGCAGACGCCGCAGTGTGGATGACCACCTCTGACGTCATGGCAAAGCTGGAAACCACGCCTACCTTCCCGGCCTACGGTCCAGCCAACAAGCTGTGGGAAGCGCGCATCTCGGTTGACCCGTACTACGCCTCGAACCCGTACCCGGCCATGGCCGCGGGCGCGAACAAGATTTCCCAGGTAGATCGGCCAGTCCGATTCCCCTTCGTCGCGCAAATCGGCACGGTTCTCCAGGCTGGAATCAACGGCGGCGGCACGCTAGAAGCCGCTCAGACCGACTTCGCGAAGTCGTTGCAGAACCTTGCTCCGTCTTCCGGATACACGGTAGAAACCAAGTAA
- a CDS encoding aldo/keto reductase, with amino-acid sequence MTMRDLGRGGLRVDANSFGAAPIANLGREVSDESAHEALEAAWAAGIRYFDVAPHYGLGLGERRLGEFLRSKPRSDYIVSTKVGRLLVENPRGAQPDDQGFAVVSELTRRLDYSADGVRRSLDQSLERMGVGHIDVVFVHDPDEHFQESMDGAFPALEKLRSEGVITSYGAGMNQTAMLTDFVRGTDLDVVMCAGRYTLLEQGALLDLLPAASERGVSIVAAAPFNSGLLARDRPPAGVTYNYAPAPAALIERVNAIADVCESHGVSLPAAALQFAMGHPAVATVCTGARTGEQVQRNADLAAFPIPDQLWNDLVSGALIDASAPTPVAES; translated from the coding sequence ATGACGATGCGCGACCTGGGACGGGGCGGCCTGCGCGTTGACGCGAACTCCTTTGGTGCCGCGCCAATAGCCAACCTGGGACGCGAAGTCTCTGACGAATCTGCGCACGAGGCCCTCGAGGCGGCGTGGGCGGCGGGTATTCGGTACTTCGACGTTGCCCCGCATTACGGACTCGGGCTCGGCGAGCGTCGGCTCGGCGAGTTTTTGCGCTCGAAGCCTCGAAGCGACTACATCGTCTCGACCAAGGTGGGTCGCCTCCTGGTAGAAAATCCTCGGGGCGCCCAGCCCGATGACCAGGGCTTTGCGGTGGTTTCCGAGTTAACGCGCCGGCTTGACTACAGCGCGGATGGTGTGCGGCGGTCCCTCGATCAGAGCCTGGAAAGAATGGGGGTCGGTCATATCGATGTGGTCTTCGTTCACGACCCCGATGAGCACTTTCAGGAGTCGATGGACGGCGCCTTCCCCGCGCTTGAGAAGTTGCGCAGCGAAGGCGTCATCACGTCCTACGGTGCGGGGATGAACCAGACCGCGATGCTTACTGATTTTGTCCGCGGCACCGATCTCGATGTCGTCATGTGCGCAGGCCGGTACACCCTGCTTGAGCAAGGCGCGCTACTCGACCTGCTGCCCGCTGCATCGGAGCGCGGCGTTTCTATCGTTGCTGCAGCGCCGTTCAACTCGGGCTTACTTGCCCGTGATCGACCGCCTGCAGGCGTCACCTACAACTACGCACCGGCGCCCGCTGCACTCATTGAGCGGGTGAACGCCATCGCCGATGTGTGTGAGTCCCATGGTGTTTCGCTGCCCGCGGCCGCGTTGCAGTTTGCGATGGGTCACCCCGCCGTGGCAACCGTGTGCACGGGCGCGCGCACGGGCGAGCAGGTGCAGCGCAACGCCGACCTAGCGGCATTCCCGATCCCCGACCAGCTGTGGAATGACCTCGTTTCCGGCGCCCTCATTGACGCGAGCGCGCCAACGCCTGTCGCAGAAAGCTGA